The DNA sequence CGCCCCCGCGATCCCAAGTACAAGCAGGAGCAAAGACGCGTTTCTTCTCTTATTCATGAACTGTCTCATTGTAGCCGAGCCGGTGTCAGACGTTTGAGCCTCAAATCGCGGAACTCGATCCGGTAGCCTTCGCATGCCAGCACGCCGTCGCGGCGCAGCTTCCATTGGGACGCTTCCGCGCTGGGGGCGGGCGCAATCGCCAGACGGGTCCACCCCTGCAACTGAGGGCCGGGCGTGATGTCCACCCAGCCCTGGGGTTCGCGCTCCAGCGCGCTCTGCTCCTGTGCGGGCAGGAGAAGCGCGCTGAAGGCGAAGACCAAGAATTTATGCGAGAAGCTCACAGACTTTCTCCAGGTCGGCCGGGTCGCCGAACTTGGCCGTCTTGATGCCGGGCTCAATCTGCCGCAGCAGACCGCATAGCACCGCGCCGGCGCCCACCTCGACCGCCCGCTGCACACCCGATGCCGCCAGTTGGTGCATCGCGTCCGTCCAGCGCACCGCGCCCGGCACCTGCAGATACAGCCCCTGCCGTGCGTCGGCGCCGGTCGAGATTTCACGCGCTTCGACGTTGTTGATGAGCGGGACGCTCAGATCAGAGAACTCACAGACGTCCAGGTCCACCTTCAGGCGTGCCTGCGCCGGGTGCATCAGGGAGCAATGGAATGGTGCGCTCACGGGGAGCGGCACAGTCCGTTTCGCGCCCGCGGCCTTCAGGGCCTCGCAGGCTCGCGCCACAGCTCCGGCATGGCCGGCGATCACCAGTTGGTCCGGCGAATTGAAGTTCGCGGCCGAAACGACCTCGCCCTGCGACGCCTCGGCGAGAATCGACTCCAGCTTGTCGAGCGGCGGCTTGAGAATGGCGGCCATGGCGCCCACCCCGGCCGGAACCGCTTCCTGCATGTACTGGCCGCGCAGACGGACGAGCCGAACCGCGTCAGCGAACTTCAGCGAGCCGGCGGCCACCAGGGCGGAGTATTCGCCCAGGCTGTGGCCGGCCACGATGGCCGGGGCAAAGCCCTTCTCCCGGAGCACAGCGAGCGCCGCGATGGACACCGTCAGCAGCGCCGGTTGCGTGTTCTGCGTCAATCTGAGCTGGTCGTCGGGCCCTTCGAAACAGAGCTTGGAGATGGGGAACTGCAGCGCGTCATCGGCTTCCTGAAACACTGCCATGGCGGAAGGATAGGCGTCGGCCAGCGCCTTGCCCATGCCAGTGGCCTGCGATCCCTGGCCCGGGAAGAGGAATGCGATTTTGGACATACAAACCTTTTATTTTAACCGATGGAGTACAGGGGCAGCAGACCGATTGAAGGCCGCGGGGTTCGCCGGGCTGCGCGGGTCTGGGTCGGGTGGACGCCAAACGGTATTCACCTCCTTTGACGGCCTACCTGGGACGAGCTTCGTGGCGGGATCCGCCTCGGCCACGTCACGGACGCCCACACTGGTGTCCCGACGCGCCCGGTGAGCAGGGAGGTTCTTTTGTTCGTTGGACTTGGGGGCATTCGGCCGGGCTGCCGCGATTTGCGCGATTGGGTTTGTCTCCGCAGCCAGAGTGGATTGCCGTGCCGGTGGAGGAACTGAAGCGGTGGCAGGATGGGTCCCGCGAGGCGACGGATTCCCGGCGACGTTCGCGGTCT is a window from the uncultured Paludibaculum sp. genome containing:
- the fabD gene encoding ACP S-malonyltransferase, with product MSKIAFLFPGQGSQATGMGKALADAYPSAMAVFQEADDALQFPISKLCFEGPDDQLRLTQNTQPALLTVSIAALAVLREKGFAPAIVAGHSLGEYSALVAAGSLKFADAVRLVRLRGQYMQEAVPAGVGAMAAILKPPLDKLESILAEASQGEVVSAANFNSPDQLVIAGHAGAVARACEALKAAGAKRTVPLPVSAPFHCSLMHPAQARLKVDLDVCEFSDLSVPLINNVEAREISTGADARQGLYLQVPGAVRWTDAMHQLAASGVQRAVEVGAGAVLCGLLRQIEPGIKTAKFGDPADLEKVCELLA